The nucleotide sequence TCCCTTATGAATCCTCTAGGACGCCCACATAAGGGACACCTGTTGTACTTCCTAACCTTGTACTTAGGCTCTTTCTGAGCTTTAACAATCAAAGCTTTCCTTGCCATAAACTCCTCCTAATCAATTACTTCCTAAATGGGAAACCGAGAGCTTCAAGGAGGGCTTTAGCCTCCTCATCAGTTTCAGCAGTTGTAACGATTGTAATGTTCATTCCCCTAATCTTGTCAACTTTATCGTAATCAATTTCAGGGAAAACAGTCTGTTCCTCTAAACCAAAGTTGTAGTTGCCCCTTCCATCAAAGGACTTAGGGGAGAGTCCTTTAAAGTCCCTCGTTCTTGGAAGGGCAATTGAAATAAGCCTGTCAAGGAACTCCCACATCCTATCGCGCCTTAGTGTAACCTTAGCTCCTATGGGCATTCCCTTACGGAGCTTAAAGCCAGCTTCAGAACGCTTGGCCCTCCTAACGGAAGGCTTTTGGCCTGTAATAAGGGCGAGGTCGTTCATAGCATTTTCAAGCTCCTTAATGTTCTGAACGGCCTCACCTACACCCATGTTAACAACTATCTTCTCAATCTTTGGAACTTCCATAACGTTCTTATATCCAAACTTCTTCATAAGAGCAGGAATCACCTCTTCCTGATATCTCTTCTTAAGTCTTGGAATGTACTTCTCCTCTGCCATAACTCCTCCTTAAAGGGCGGATTACCGACCCGCCTTCTTTGGTTTGCTGATTTCGCTAATAATTTCACCTGATTTCTTAGCGTAGCGAACTTTTTTGCCGTCAACAAACTTTATGCCAACTCTTGTAGGTTGGCCAGTTTTAGGGTCAACAAGCATTACGTTGCTGATGTGAATCGGAGCTTCCCTCTCAATGATTCCGCCCTCTGGGTACTTCTGGCTTGGGCGGAGGTGTTTCTTAACGATCCTTACACCCTCAACAATTACCCTCTCTTCCTCGGGAAGGACCTTTAAGACTTTACCAACCTTTCCCTTGTCCTTCCCTGCTATTACTACAACTTTGTCGCCTGCCTTTATCTTAAACTTCTTCTTAGCCATTTAAATCCTCCCTATTAAATAACTTCAGGAGCAAGGGTCGTAATCTTTGTAAACCCTTTCTGCCTTGCCTCCCTTGCAACTGGGCCGAGAATACGAGTTCCAAGGGGTTCTCCCTGCTTGTTTAGGAGAACGCAGGCGTTATCGTCAAACTTGATGTAAGTTCCGTCAGGACGCCTCACCTCTTTCTTAGTCCTAACTACTACTGCCCTGTAAACCTCTCCCTTCTTAGCAGTAGCGTTAGGAATTGCGTCCTTTACTGTAACAACTATTTGATCACCAAGGGAGGCATACTTCCTGTTAGAACCTCCGAGTACCCTAATACACTGAACTCTTTTCGCTCCTGTATTATCTGTAACGTTAAGGTAAGTTTGAACCTGAATCATCTCCTCACTCCTTCAATAAAGGATTTACTCCTCTGGAGTCTCGGCTTCACCGAGCTTCTTGGCCTTCTCAATAATCTCAACGACCCTCCACCTCTTATGCCTTGAGAGGGGACGGGTCTCCATGATCTTTACAACGTCACCAACTTGACACTGGTTAAGTTCATCGTGAGCCATGTACTTCTTAGACTTCTTAACCCTCTTACCGTAGAGGGGGTGACGAAACTCCCTTGTAACCCTTACAACAACGGTCTTATCCATCTTATCACTAACTACAACTCCAACCCTTACTTTCCTTCTGTTGAGCCTTTCTGCCATATCTTCCTCCGTTAAGCCTTAACGCCGCGCTCTCTGAGTATGGTTAAAATACGGGCAATTTGACGCCTTACCTTGCGGATCTCCATAGGATTCTCAAGCTGACCAAAGACGTTTTTAAAACGAAGTTTGAGGAGCTTTTCCTTCAACTCAACTACCATTTTCTGGAGCTCCTCAGTTGACTTCTGCCTTAACTCCTCAGTGTACTTTTTCATCTTTTACTCCTCACCAGCTGGAGTTTCTTCTCTCTTAACGATTCTACACTTCATAGGAAGTTTATGTATAGCAAGCCTTAAAGCTTCCATTGCAACGTCTTCAGGAACACCGGCAACTTCAAACATTATTCTACCGGGAAGAACCTTTGCAACCCAGGTCTCTACGTTACCTTTACCTTTACCCATACGGGTTTCAAGGGGCTTCTTAGTGTAAGGTTTATCTGGGAAGATCCTAATCCAAACCTTACCGCCCCTCTTCATAGTTCTGGTCATAGCAACCCTTGCAGCCTCAATTTGGTTAGTTGTAACGTAATGAGGCTCAAGGGCCTGAATTCCATAGTCACCGAAAGCAAGCCTATTTCCGCGGTAAGACTTACCCTTTAACCTACCTCTCTGCTGCTTTCTATACTTGGTTCTCCTTGGCATTAACATGACTACTCACCTCTCGCCATCTCTTGTTTTACTTCTTTCTCAATCTTCTTAAGGAGTTCCTCTGTTTCATCCTTGTAAACATCACCTTTGTAAATCCAGACCTTAACGCCAATAACACCGTACTTAGTCTTTGCTATTGCAGTGCCATAATCTATATCTGCCCTAATTGTCTGCAAAGGTACCCTTCCTTCCCTGTACCACTCTTTACGGGCCATATCGGCACCGCCAAGCCTTCCAGCACACATAACCTTAATTCCTTTAGCGCCCGCCTTCATGGCGTCCGCAATAACCCTCTTCATGGCGCGCCTGAACGCCACACGGCGCTCTAGCTGTTGAGCAACGTTCTCAGCAACGAGCTGAGCGTTAAGCTGAGGATACTTCACCTCTTCAATGTTGATGCGAACGCTCTTCCCTGTAAGGTCTTCAAGGAATCTCCTAAGGGCTTTAACTTC is from Thermovibrio guaymasensis and encodes:
- the rplN gene encoding 50S ribosomal protein L14 — its product is MIQVQTYLNVTDNTGAKRVQCIRVLGGSNRKYASLGDQIVVTVKDAIPNATAKKGEVYRAVVVRTKKEVRRPDGTYIKFDDNACVLLNKQGEPLGTRILGPVAREARQKGFTKITTLAPEVI
- the rpmC gene encoding 50S ribosomal protein L29, with translation MKKYTEELRQKSTEELQKMVVELKEKLLKLRFKNVFGQLENPMEIRKVRRQIARILTILRERGVKA
- the rplP gene encoding 50S ribosomal protein L16, with the protein product MLMPRRTKYRKQQRGRLKGKSYRGNRLAFGDYGIQALEPHYVTTNQIEAARVAMTRTMKRGGKVWIRIFPDKPYTKKPLETRMGKGKGNVETWVAKVLPGRIMFEVAGVPEDVAMEALRLAIHKLPMKCRIVKREETPAGEE
- the rpsQ gene encoding 30S ribosomal protein S17; amino-acid sequence: MAERLNRRKVRVGVVVSDKMDKTVVVRVTREFRHPLYGKRVKKSKKYMAHDELNQCQVGDVVKIMETRPLSRHKRWRVVEIIEKAKKLGEAETPEE
- the rplE gene encoding 50S ribosomal protein L5, which encodes MAEEKYIPRLKKRYQEEVIPALMKKFGYKNVMEVPKIEKIVVNMGVGEAVQNIKELENAMNDLALITGQKPSVRRAKRSEAGFKLRKGMPIGAKVTLRRDRMWEFLDRLISIALPRTRDFKGLSPKSFDGRGNYNFGLEEQTVFPEIDYDKVDKIRGMNITIVTTAETDEEAKALLEALGFPFRK
- the rpsC gene encoding 30S ribosomal protein S3; translation: MGQKVHPIGFRLGITKDWESKWVVKEKGKFVNFLHEDLKIRDLIKKKYYHAGIARIDIERTLDKIDIRIWAARPGLLIARKGAEVKALRRFLEDLTGKSVRINIEEVKYPQLNAQLVAENVAQQLERRVAFRRAMKRVIADAMKAGAKGIKVMCAGRLGGADMARKEWYREGRVPLQTIRADIDYGTAIAKTKYGVIGVKVWIYKGDVYKDETEELLKKIEKEVKQEMARGE
- a CDS encoding type Z 30S ribosomal protein S14, giving the protein MARKALIVKAQKEPKYKVRKYNRCPLCGRPRGFIREFGMCRLCFRTLALQGKIPGLKKASW
- the rplX gene encoding 50S ribosomal protein L24, whose protein sequence is MAKKKFKIKAGDKVVVIAGKDKGKVGKVLKVLPEEERVIVEGVRIVKKHLRPSQKYPEGGIIEREAPIHISNVMLVDPKTGQPTRVGIKFVDGKKVRYAKKSGEIISEISKPKKAGR